The following proteins are encoded in a genomic region of Ornithinibacillus sp. 4-3:
- a CDS encoding DUF3243 domain-containing protein yields MSVLDNFETWKDFLANRLGDALQQGLGEETITNLAYEVGDYLASNVEAKNPEEAMLRELWNAASEEEQHAIASTMVKLVQDKRKA; encoded by the coding sequence ATGTCTGTACTAGATAATTTCGAAACATGGAAAGACTTCTTAGCAAATCGACTTGGTGATGCTCTTCAACAAGGATTAGGGGAAGAGACAATCACAAACCTCGCTTATGAGGTTGGGGATTATTTAGCTAGCAACGTAGAAGCGAAAAATCCTGAAGAAGCAATGCTAAGAGAGTTATGGAATGCGGCATCAGAAGAAGAACAACATGCAATAGCCAGTACAATGGTAAAATTAGTTCAAGATAAAAGAAAAGCGTAA
- a CDS encoding M16 family metallopeptidase produces MIKKVYDAIDEIIYSKKLDNGLTVLLLPKEEMSKTYSLFSTNYGSIDQSFVPYNSTEKITVPEGIAHFLEHKLFEKEDHDVFADFGKQGASANAYTSFTNTAYLFSATSQIEQNLLTLLDFVQDPYFSDQSVEKEKGIIEQEIKMYDDQPGWQSFMGTMRAMYVHHPANIDIAGTADSIKTITKEDLYTCYHTFYHPQNMTLFVAGNFNPEEIMHLIEENQSKKEFPKAKEIERFFPEEPSQVATEELVVPLPVSIPKCTVGIKELTRELSKEEFLFRELMLEIVLDHYFSKGGSFYQTLYDEQLIDSSFGCSATLERGFGYTMISGDTSRPDDFANKVKELLLQTKTDVLTAEELEILKKKKIGQLLSGMNSLEFIANQYTHYYQFDIDLFEMIPSIQEITLEAANNFLQNWIDEERLTVCKVMEK; encoded by the coding sequence ATGATTAAGAAAGTATATGATGCGATAGATGAAATAATTTATAGTAAAAAATTAGATAATGGTCTTACAGTCTTACTCTTGCCAAAAGAAGAAATGTCAAAAACCTATAGTTTATTTTCAACGAATTATGGGTCGATTGATCAGTCATTTGTTCCATACAATAGCACAGAGAAAATTACTGTTCCAGAAGGGATAGCACATTTTTTAGAGCATAAATTATTTGAAAAAGAAGATCATGATGTATTTGCTGATTTTGGAAAGCAAGGAGCATCTGCAAATGCATATACATCTTTTACGAATACAGCTTATTTGTTTTCTGCGACAAGCCAAATCGAACAGAATTTATTAACATTACTTGATTTTGTTCAAGATCCTTATTTCTCTGATCAATCAGTGGAGAAAGAAAAAGGAATTATCGAGCAAGAGATTAAGATGTATGATGATCAACCTGGTTGGCAATCATTTATGGGCACAATGAGAGCAATGTACGTACATCATCCTGCAAATATTGATATTGCTGGAACAGCTGATTCGATTAAAACAATCACGAAAGAGGATTTATATACTTGTTATCACACCTTTTACCATCCACAAAACATGACCTTATTTGTTGCAGGTAATTTTAATCCTGAAGAGATTATGCATTTAATTGAGGAAAATCAAAGTAAAAAAGAATTTCCAAAGGCAAAAGAAATCGAGCGATTTTTCCCTGAAGAGCCATCTCAAGTAGCAACAGAAGAATTAGTTGTTCCATTACCTGTATCTATTCCAAAATGTACAGTTGGTATTAAAGAATTGACAAGGGAATTAAGTAAAGAGGAATTTCTTTTTCGTGAGCTGATGTTAGAGATTGTTCTCGATCATTATTTTTCTAAAGGAGGCTCCTTTTATCAAACGCTTTATGATGAGCAACTGATTGATAGCAGCTTTGGCTGTAGTGCGACATTAGAGCGTGGATTTGGTTACACGATGATTAGTGGAGATACAAGTCGACCAGATGACTTTGCAAATAAGGTAAAAGAATTATTATTGCAAACAAAAACCGATGTATTAACAGCAGAAGAGTTAGAAATACTGAAGAAAAAGAAAATTGGGCAACTCTTAAGTGGCATGAATTCTTTGGAATTTATTGCGAATCAATATACACATTATTATCAGTTTGACATTGATTTATTTGAGATGATTCCATCTATTCAAGAAATCACCTTAGAAGCAGCTAATAATTTCTTACAGAATTGGATTGATGAGGAACGCTTAACTGTATGTAAAGTAATGGAAAAGTAG
- a CDS encoding SDR family oxidoreductase: MKKRNILIIGASGDIGLSIANKLLEQGYQLILHYYSNSAVIEELFKHEQVLASIQANLSKEEEIKLFLKQLAFPVDGVVFASGKAQFGLFQDASEEILDEMLTLHVKAPWMITQHVLPSMIQEQYGKIIFISSIWGTVGASYEVIYSTVKGAQNSFVKALAKEVAPSSISVNAISPGFIDTKMNNHLTEDEKEAILADIPMQRAGKAEEIANTVNFLLGDQANYIQGEIIHITGGW, encoded by the coding sequence ATGAAAAAAAGAAATATATTAATCATAGGGGCGAGCGGGGATATTGGTTTATCCATTGCAAATAAGTTATTAGAGCAAGGATACCAGCTTATCTTACATTATTATTCCAATTCAGCTGTTATCGAAGAATTATTTAAACATGAACAGGTGCTTGCCAGTATACAAGCAAATTTATCGAAGGAAGAAGAAATTAAGTTATTTCTAAAACAACTTGCTTTTCCAGTAGATGGAGTAGTCTTTGCTAGCGGTAAAGCACAATTTGGTCTTTTCCAGGATGCATCAGAAGAAATATTAGATGAAATGCTGACTCTTCATGTAAAAGCTCCTTGGATGATTACACAGCATGTACTACCAAGTATGATTCAAGAACAATACGGTAAAATTATTTTTATTTCTTCTATCTGGGGAACAGTAGGTGCGAGCTATGAAGTAATTTATTCAACTGTCAAAGGAGCTCAAAATAGTTTTGTAAAAGCTTTAGCAAAAGAAGTTGCTCCAAGTAGTATATCTGTAAACGCAATTAGTCCTGGGTTCATTGATACTAAAATGAATAATCATCTTACAGAAGATGAAAAAGAAGCTATCCTTGCAGACATTCCAATGCAACGTGCTGGAAAAGCAGAAGAGATTGCAAATACAGTAAATTTTTTATTGGGAGACCAGGCAAATTATATTCAAGGTGAAATAATTCATATCACTGGTGGCTGGTAA
- a CDS encoding M16 family metallopeptidase, translating into MTMIQEETMKLQGYHLHLVPTKKYKTITVVVKFKGILEREQITKRVLLPYILRKGTANYPTEKLFQEKLNQLYGAVLSIDGAKKGNQHILSFRLEFANQKYIADEASILDEAIRLLHEVIFSPSLEGEAFKQKTVEREKESLKQRIASIADDKMAYANQRLIDEMCENERFSIHSSGYMEDLEDIDAENMYAYYQSVIQEKMDIYVVGDIQKEAIVHSIRTSFDRENTLIATQAITPEEHTTSEVKEVIEKQDVQQAKLHIGYRTHTTYQSEDYFALQVFNGIFGGFPSSKLFINVREKNSLAYYASSRVESHKGLLFVISGIAPADYQKAREIIELQLQMMQSGDFTENDVEETKEQLINQILETLDHTQGIVEMLYQEVIGERDLPPHALIEGIKAVTREDIIQVANKIKQDTVYLLTDKGEVND; encoded by the coding sequence ATGACAATGATTCAAGAAGAAACAATGAAGTTACAAGGTTATCATTTACATCTTGTTCCTACAAAGAAATACAAAACGATTACAGTAGTAGTCAAATTTAAAGGGATTTTAGAGCGTGAACAAATTACAAAACGTGTGCTTCTACCATATATACTTAGAAAAGGAACAGCAAATTATCCAACAGAGAAGCTGTTTCAAGAAAAATTAAATCAACTATATGGCGCTGTACTGTCCATTGATGGGGCAAAAAAAGGGAATCAACATATTTTAAGCTTTCGCTTAGAATTCGCTAATCAAAAATATATTGCTGATGAAGCCTCAATTTTAGACGAAGCTATTCGTTTATTACATGAAGTAATTTTTTCGCCTTCTCTTGAGGGAGAAGCATTTAAACAAAAAACAGTAGAGCGTGAGAAGGAGTCATTAAAGCAAAGAATTGCTTCCATTGCAGATGATAAAATGGCATATGCTAATCAACGTTTAATTGATGAAATGTGTGAGAACGAAAGGTTCAGCATTCATTCTAGTGGTTATATGGAGGATTTAGAGGATATTGATGCAGAGAATATGTATGCATATTACCAATCCGTTATTCAAGAAAAGATGGATATTTATGTAGTAGGAGATATTCAAAAAGAAGCTATTGTCCATAGTATTCGTACATCATTTGACCGAGAAAATACTTTGATAGCAACTCAAGCAATAACACCAGAAGAACATACTACAAGTGAAGTAAAAGAAGTAATAGAGAAGCAGGATGTGCAGCAGGCCAAGCTACATATTGGTTATCGAACGCACACCACATATCAAAGTGAGGATTATTTTGCTTTACAAGTCTTTAACGGCATTTTTGGCGGGTTTCCTAGCTCTAAGCTATTTATAAATGTACGTGAAAAAAATAGTTTGGCTTATTATGCTTCCTCAAGAGTTGAAAGTCATAAAGGGCTGTTATTTGTAATTAGCGGAATTGCTCCAGCAGATTATCAAAAAGCACGAGAAATTATCGAGCTCCAATTGCAAATGATGCAATCAGGTGATTTTACAGAAAATGATGTAGAAGAGACAAAAGAACAATTAATTAATCAAATATTAGAAACGCTTGACCATACACAAGGTATTGTTGAGATGTTATACCAGGAAGTAATAGGAGAGAGAGATCTTCCACCACATGCGCTTATTGAGGGAATTAAAGCTGTAACCCGAGAGGATATTATTCAGGTTGCTAATAAAATTAAGCAAGATACCGTTTATTTACTAACAGATAAGGGTGAAGTAAATGATTAA
- a CDS encoding CAP-associated domain-containing protein yields the protein MKFRNIFFLLLIFGVLWYIYADHYKQDGVTGVWNGMKQDFYDIRDSEFFHTSMEYANDSIGRISNFISDQISKDEKNPVAPKPELQTPLEQTFSIHNIEIAEEKADVESNLPENTRITANEYNRDWHTYHEHYQNFVMVAYDAEDKVSGLFTNQDLLSSKDGITLSNTKQEVREMYGEPIQSIQKGMTRYRLNENEEQDTFKVDGNYVTFFYDKHQGEQIAAIQIISEEMEAEKKSYYGETNAEIAQGFEYQLFDLTNAARAKFDKRILDWYEPAQSTARNHSLDMASHNYFSHDNLEGLSPFDRLTNDGISYRAAGENLAMGQSSSIYAHQGLMNSENHRKNILHDDFRLMAVGVAQHEDGQPYYTEAYLTQ from the coding sequence ATGAAATTTAGAAATATATTTTTCCTATTGCTTATTTTCGGCGTACTATGGTATATCTACGCTGATCATTATAAACAAGATGGCGTGACCGGTGTATGGAATGGGATGAAACAAGATTTTTATGATATTCGTGATAGTGAATTCTTTCATACCTCAATGGAATATGCTAATGATTCTATTGGACGGATAAGCAACTTTATTTCTGACCAAATTTCAAAGGATGAAAAGAATCCTGTAGCTCCCAAACCTGAATTACAAACACCACTAGAACAAACCTTTTCCATTCATAATATTGAAATAGCAGAAGAAAAAGCAGATGTAGAATCAAACCTTCCAGAGAACACGAGAATAACTGCGAATGAGTATAATAGAGATTGGCATACATATCATGAGCATTATCAGAACTTTGTAATGGTTGCTTATGATGCAGAGGATAAAGTATCTGGTTTATTTACAAATCAAGATTTATTAAGCTCTAAGGATGGAATTACATTGAGTAATACAAAACAAGAAGTAAGAGAAATGTATGGAGAGCCGATTCAATCGATACAAAAAGGAATGACACGTTATCGACTTAATGAAAATGAAGAGCAGGATACTTTTAAAGTTGATGGGAACTACGTTACTTTCTTTTATGATAAGCATCAAGGTGAACAAATTGCGGCTATTCAAATTATCTCAGAAGAAATGGAAGCAGAAAAGAAATCGTATTATGGAGAAACAAATGCAGAAATTGCGCAAGGATTTGAGTATCAATTGTTTGACTTAACGAATGCGGCTAGAGCTAAATTTGATAAAAGGATACTCGATTGGTATGAACCAGCTCAGTCAACAGCTCGTAATCATAGTCTAGACATGGCTTCACATAATTATTTTAGTCATGATAATTTAGAAGGTTTATCTCCATTTGACCGATTAACAAATGATGGTATCTCCTATAGAGCAGCAGGAGAAAACTTGGCGATGGGGCAGTCAAGTAGTATTTATGCACATCAAGGGCTAATGAATTCAGAAAATCATCGAAAAAATATTCTACATGATGATTTCCGATTAATGGCAGTAGGTGTTGCACAGCATGAAGATGGTCAACCTTATTATACAGAAGCTTATTTAACTCAATGA
- the rny gene encoding ribonuclease Y: MDSPLIISILLALILIVGIVVGYLIRKSIAEAKISSAETLAKQIVDEAHRNAEASKKEALLEAKDEIHKLRQEAEVEIRERRSEVLSQENRLMQREENLDRKGETQDKRELMLEKREQTLTEKQQQIEEMESKVEAMVQEQQTELERISGYTTDQARKIILNRVEQDVTHESALLIKEIENRAKEEADKKAKNILSLALQRCAADHVAETTVSVVNLPNDEMKGRIIGREGRNIRTLETLTGIDLIIDDTPEAVILSGFDPIRREIARLALENLVQDGRIHPARIEEMVEKARREVDEYIREIGEETTFDIGVHGIHPDLIKILGRLKYRTSYGQNVLKHSREVAHLAGLLAAELGEDEMLARRAGLLHDIGKAIDHEVEGSHVEIGKELAMKYKEPEVVINSIASHHGDEEATSVISVLVAAADALSAARPGARSETLENYIKRLEKLEEISESFAGVEKSFAVQAGREIRIIVKPEEIDDAASIHIARDIRKRIESELDYPGHIKVTVIRETRAVEYAK; the protein is encoded by the coding sequence GTGGACAGTCCTTTAATCATCTCCATTTTGCTTGCCCTAATCCTGATCGTCGGTATTGTTGTTGGTTATCTGATTCGTAAATCTATTGCAGAAGCTAAAATATCTAGTGCTGAAACTTTAGCGAAACAAATTGTTGATGAAGCACATCGAAATGCGGAAGCGTCAAAGAAAGAGGCACTTCTAGAAGCGAAAGACGAGATTCATAAATTACGCCAAGAAGCGGAAGTTGAAATTCGTGAGCGTCGCTCGGAGGTTCTTTCACAAGAAAATCGTCTAATGCAACGAGAAGAAAATCTAGATAGAAAAGGTGAAACGCAAGATAAGCGTGAGCTCATGTTAGAGAAGCGAGAGCAAACTCTAACGGAAAAACAACAACAAATTGAAGAAATGGAAAGCAAAGTGGAAGCGATGGTCCAGGAGCAGCAAACCGAGCTTGAACGCATATCAGGATACACTACTGACCAAGCAAGAAAGATTATTTTAAATCGTGTCGAACAAGACGTTACTCATGAATCAGCATTATTAATTAAAGAAATTGAAAACCGCGCAAAAGAAGAAGCGGATAAGAAAGCGAAAAATATTCTTTCTCTTGCCTTGCAACGTTGTGCAGCTGATCATGTGGCAGAGACTACTGTATCAGTAGTTAACCTTCCAAACGATGAAATGAAGGGTCGTATTATTGGACGTGAAGGTCGTAATATTCGAACGTTAGAAACATTAACGGGAATTGATCTCATCATTGATGATACACCGGAAGCAGTTATTTTATCTGGATTTGATCCAATACGTCGAGAAATTGCTCGTTTAGCATTAGAAAATCTTGTTCAGGATGGAAGAATCCACCCGGCAAGAATAGAAGAAATGGTCGAAAAAGCGAGACGAGAAGTTGATGAATATATCCGTGAAATCGGTGAAGAGACCACTTTTGACATTGGTGTTCATGGAATACATCCAGATTTAATTAAAATTTTAGGTCGTTTAAAGTATCGTACAAGTTATGGTCAAAATGTGTTGAAACATTCGAGAGAAGTTGCACATTTAGCAGGGTTACTAGCTGCTGAACTTGGTGAAGATGAAATGTTAGCAAGAAGAGCAGGCTTACTTCATGACATTGGTAAAGCGATTGATCATGAAGTTGAGGGAAGCCATGTTGAAATCGGTAAGGAATTAGCAATGAAATATAAAGAGCCAGAGGTAGTAATTAATTCTATTGCTTCACATCATGGCGATGAAGAAGCTACAAGTGTAATTTCTGTTTTAGTTGCTGCAGCAGATGCTCTCTCAGCAGCAAGACCAGGAGCAAGAAGTGAAACATTAGAGAATTACATTAAGCGCTTGGAAAAACTAGAAGAAATTTCTGAATCATTTGCTGGTGTTGAAAAATCATTTGCTGTTCAAGCCGGACGAGAAATACGAATTATTGTTAAACCAGAGGAGATTGATGATGCAGCGTCAATCCATATTGCAAGAGATATTCGAAAACGTATTGAAAGTGAACTCGACTATCCAGGGCATATCAAGGTAACAGTAATTAGAGAAACAAGAGCTGTAGAATACGCAAAATAA
- a CDS encoding helix-turn-helix domain-containing protein gives MMEVGNVLKEARIAKGLSLEEIQEQTKIQKRYLLAVEEDNLHLLPGKFYARAFIREYALAVDLNPDDLLGEAEIEVPKEITKNNVTYSRMWSRKVNSQTKNTSSFSFVPLFIVVLLIIGIIFVAITLYQKAMNDDADPIDPDNSNGFIRDNTSDDTNDSDDVDADTEEPEEEPEEEPEETNPEFELIDQQTGRNTTSTYELKNAGDQITLELSSTGETWLDVQDSDGTSIYTGTLTESESPLEFDISDEEKVYIRTGYAEALGITVNDTPLDIETPPSVQIFWIHLQEGVE, from the coding sequence ATGATGGAGGTAGGAAATGTTTTAAAGGAGGCAAGAATCGCTAAAGGTCTCTCTTTAGAAGAAATACAAGAACAAACAAAAATTCAAAAACGTTATCTTCTTGCTGTAGAAGAGGATAATTTACATTTATTGCCCGGAAAATTTTATGCAAGAGCATTTATTAGAGAATATGCTTTAGCAGTTGATCTTAATCCAGATGATTTGCTTGGAGAAGCTGAAATAGAAGTGCCGAAAGAGATTACTAAAAATAATGTTACCTATTCACGTATGTGGTCAAGAAAGGTAAATTCTCAGACGAAAAACACGTCTTCCTTTTCTTTTGTTCCACTATTTATTGTAGTGTTATTAATTATTGGTATTATATTTGTTGCGATTACCCTGTATCAAAAAGCAATGAATGATGACGCTGATCCAATTGATCCAGATAATAGTAATGGTTTTATTAGGGATAATACAAGTGATGATACAAATGATTCAGATGATGTAGATGCTGATACAGAAGAACCTGAAGAGGAACCGGAGGAAGAACCAGAAGAAACTAATCCTGAATTTGAGTTAATTGATCAGCAAACAGGAAGAAATACGACTTCAACTTATGAGCTGAAAAATGCAGGAGATCAAATTACACTAGAATTGAGCTCTACTGGTGAAACTTGGTTGGATGTCCAAGACAGTGATGGAACATCTATCTATACAGGCACATTAACAGAAAGTGAATCACCTCTTGAATTTGATATTTCGGATGAGGAAAAAGTATATATTCGAACAGGTTATGCAGAGGCATTAGGTATCACAGTAAATGATACTCCGCTTGATATTGAAACTCCACCTAGTGTCCAAATTTTTTGGATTCATTTACAAGAAGGAGTAGAATAA
- the recA gene encoding recombinase RecA, translating to MSDRKQALDMALRQIEKQFGKGSVMKLGEDAERKIATIPSGSLALDIALGIGGYPKGRVIEIYGPESSGKTTVALHAIAEAQKNGGQVAFIDAEHALDPKYARALGVNIDELLLSQPDTGEQALEISEALVRSGAIDIIVIDSVAALVPKAEIEGEMGDAHVGLQARLMSQALRKLSGAINKSNTIAIFINQIREKVGIMFGNPETTPGGRALKFYSSVRLEVRRAETIKQGNDMVGNKTRIKVVKNKVAPPFTQALVDIMYGEGISKEGEILDIGSELDIVEKSGAWYSYEGERLGQGRENAKQFLRENEAVMNTIHQAIRAHYKLDEVETADVREEVPEQDALDL from the coding sequence TTGAGTGATAGAAAACAAGCTTTAGACATGGCGTTAAGACAAATAGAGAAACAATTTGGTAAAGGATCAGTTATGAAACTTGGTGAAGATGCAGAACGAAAAATCGCAACCATCCCAAGTGGATCCTTGGCTTTAGATATTGCATTAGGAATAGGTGGGTATCCTAAGGGACGTGTAATTGAAATTTATGGACCAGAATCTTCTGGTAAAACAACGGTGGCCCTCCATGCGATTGCGGAAGCGCAGAAAAATGGTGGACAAGTTGCTTTTATTGATGCAGAGCACGCACTTGATCCTAAATATGCAAGAGCGCTTGGAGTGAATATAGATGAGTTATTATTATCACAGCCAGATACTGGAGAGCAAGCATTAGAGATTTCAGAAGCTCTAGTACGAAGCGGTGCTATTGATATTATCGTAATTGACTCTGTAGCAGCACTTGTGCCAAAAGCAGAGATTGAAGGAGAAATGGGCGATGCACATGTTGGTTTACAAGCTCGTCTAATGTCCCAAGCATTAAGAAAATTATCTGGTGCGATTAATAAATCAAATACCATTGCTATTTTTATCAACCAAATTCGTGAAAAAGTAGGAATCATGTTTGGTAACCCTGAAACAACACCGGGTGGAAGAGCCCTAAAATTCTACTCTTCCGTTCGTTTAGAAGTAAGAAGAGCTGAAACTATTAAGCAAGGAAATGACATGGTAGGTAATAAAACAAGAATTAAAGTTGTAAAAAATAAAGTAGCTCCACCATTTACTCAAGCTCTTGTTGATATCATGTATGGTGAAGGAATCTCTAAAGAGGGAGAGATTTTAGATATTGGTTCAGAATTAGATATTGTTGAGAAGAGTGGAGCTTGGTATTCTTATGAAGGCGAAAGACTTGGACAAGGTCGTGAGAATGCAAAACAATTTTTACGGGAAAATGAAGCCGTAATGAATACAATCCATCAAGCAATTAGAGCCCATTATAAATTAGATGAAGTAGAAACAGCAGATGTTCGTGAAGAAGTTCCTGAACAAGATGCTTTAGATTTATAA
- the pgsA gene encoding CDP-diacylglycerol--glycerol-3-phosphate 3-phosphatidyltransferase, whose protein sequence is MNIPNRITVFRILLIPVFILLYTVPFNWGEWAIGDQTLPIAHFIGALIFIFAAGTDWLDGYYARKYNLVTNLGKFLDPLADKLLVSAAFILLVEIGLAPAWVVIVIISRELAVTGLRLVAAGEGIVLAAGNMGKLKTVTQLLAIALLLLKNFPFEYINFPLGTIMLYIALFFTVVSGVDYFIKNWHVMRDSK, encoded by the coding sequence ATGAATATCCCAAATCGAATTACAGTTTTTAGAATTCTTTTAATCCCAGTATTTATTTTATTATATACGGTTCCATTTAATTGGGGAGAATGGGCTATTGGTGATCAGACATTGCCAATTGCTCATTTTATTGGTGCTTTAATCTTTATCTTTGCAGCAGGAACAGATTGGTTAGATGGTTATTACGCTAGAAAATATAATCTAGTAACGAATTTGGGTAAATTTTTAGATCCACTAGCAGATAAATTACTTGTATCTGCAGCTTTTATTTTATTAGTTGAAATTGGACTTGCTCCTGCTTGGGTAGTTATTGTAATTATTAGTAGAGAATTAGCTGTTACAGGTTTACGACTTGTTGCAGCAGGTGAAGGAATTGTCCTTGCGGCTGGGAATATGGGTAAATTAAAAACCGTTACTCAATTATTAGCTATTGCTTTACTGTTATTAAAAAACTTTCCATTCGAGTATATTAACTTCCCGCTTGGAACAATCATGCTATATATCGCATTATTCTTTACAGTAGTTTCTGGAGTCGATTATTTTATTAAAAACTGGCATGTCATGAGGGATTCAAAATGA
- a CDS encoding competence/damage-inducible protein A: MRQINCEIIAVGTELLLGQIANTNAKWLSEQLAVYGINTFYHTVVGDNLFRVEEVFRQAQQRSDVIIVSGGLGPTDDDLTREAFQQLTNFELVEDKESMDKIEDFFVKQNLEMTPNNRRQARVFANAEVLQNRVGMAPGMRVIFDDKIWFFLPGVPREMKQLALDGVFPYLVSQLDAQVTIQSMVLKFIGIGESELEHKLQDLIRGQNNPTIAPLAQKEGVVIRLTAKEQTADQARALLEDTKEKILEKVGQYFYGLDNQTLEERLYLKLKSQNKRLAAAESLTGGMFTEKLVSIIGASDVCLGGIVCYDTSVKRNVLKIPAEIIDNQGVVSEECALAMAKNVSEILNSDIGISFTGVAGPTTIDGHPVGTVYISIYQKDGKQLTEKFVFQGDRFAVRRRSMLKGYELLLNFLNS; the protein is encoded by the coding sequence ATGAGACAAATAAACTGTGAAATTATTGCTGTTGGTACAGAATTACTATTAGGGCAAATTGCTAATACAAATGCAAAATGGCTTTCGGAACAATTAGCAGTATATGGGATCAATACGTTTTATCATACGGTTGTTGGCGATAATCTATTTCGTGTAGAGGAAGTATTTCGTCAAGCCCAACAGCGCTCAGATGTGATTATTGTTTCTGGTGGTCTTGGTCCAACAGATGATGATTTAACAAGAGAAGCATTTCAACAGCTTACTAACTTTGAATTAGTGGAAGACAAGGAGTCAATGGATAAAATTGAAGATTTCTTTGTTAAACAAAATCTTGAGATGACTCCTAATAATAGACGCCAGGCAAGAGTTTTTGCTAATGCTGAAGTATTGCAAAATCGGGTTGGAATGGCTCCTGGGATGCGAGTTATATTTGACGATAAGATCTGGTTTTTTCTACCAGGTGTACCAAGGGAAATGAAGCAATTAGCATTAGATGGTGTTTTTCCTTATTTAGTAAGCCAATTAGACGCTCAGGTAACCATTCAATCTATGGTTTTAAAATTTATTGGTATTGGTGAATCGGAGCTAGAACATAAATTACAAGATTTAATTCGTGGACAAAACAACCCAACCATTGCGCCACTTGCTCAAAAAGAAGGGGTTGTCATTCGATTAACTGCGAAGGAACAAACAGCAGATCAAGCAAGAGCATTACTAGAGGATACGAAGGAAAAAATTCTTGAAAAAGTTGGTCAATATTTTTACGGACTTGACAATCAAACACTTGAGGAAAGATTATATTTAAAATTAAAATCACAGAATAAACGTCTTGCTGCCGCGGAGAGCCTAACTGGTGGTATGTTTACAGAAAAATTGGTTTCTATTATCGGTGCATCAGATGTTTGTTTAGGTGGGATTGTTTGTTATGATACAAGTGTGAAAAGAAATGTACTAAAGATTCCTGCTGAAATTATTGATAATCAAGGTGTAGTAAGTGAGGAATGTGCCCTAGCAATGGCCAAAAATGTTTCAGAAATACTAAATTCTGATATTGGCATTAGTTTTACAGGTGTAGCAGGGCCAACCACTATAGATGGACACCCTGTAGGTACGGTATATATTAGTATTTATCAAAAAGACGGTAAGCAGCTTACAGAAAAATTTGTATTTCAAGGCGATAGATTTGCTGTCCGTAGGCGTTCTATGTTAAAAGGATACGAGCTTCTATTAAACTTTTTAAATTCGTAA